The Paramisgurnus dabryanus chromosome 3, PD_genome_1.1, whole genome shotgun sequence genome includes a window with the following:
- the LOC135758302 gene encoding actin-related protein 2/3 complex subunit 1A, with amino-acid sequence MSLYSFGLEPLSCHAWNKDRTQIAVSPNNNVVHIYQSKEKEWIKIHELTEHSGRITGIDWAPESNRIVTCASDRNAYVWTLKDGVWKPTLVLVRINRAATCVKWSPLENKFALGSGAKLISVCYFEKENDWWLSKHIKKPINSTVLCLDWHPNNMLLAAGSADLHCRIFSAYIKDIEDRPGPTPWGAKMPFGEVLLENKECGGWVHSVCFSPSGDTLAWVSHNSAISVADATQGKEVTQLTTVHLPLLSVLYVNETTIVAAGHDCCPYQFSYKGPGCLEFVKKVDIPKQTSKGNMSAMQHFRNLDKKATTEDEETGLGLHQNSITQLCILEGRKDKVEKFSSVGLDGAMVVWDFKH; translated from the exons GTGCATATCTACCAAAGCAAAGAAAAAGAATGGATTAAGATTCATGAACTGACCGAACATAGTGGGCGAATTACAG GCATTGATTGGGCCCCAGAGTCCAACCGTATTGTGACATGTGCCTCAGATAGAAATGCCTATGTGTGGACGCTTAAGGATGGGGTTTGGAAGCCAACCTTGGTGCTGGTTCGTATCAACAGAGCTGCCACATGTGTCAAGTGGTCACCTCTTGAGAATAAGTTTGCTCTTGGAAGTGGGGCTAAACTTATTTCGGTGTGCTActttgaaaaagaaaatgacTG GTGGCTGAGTAAGCATATCAAAAAGCCAATTAACTCAACAGTCCTGTGTCTAGACTGGCATCCCAACAACATGCTGCTGGCAGCCGGCTCTGCTGATCTCCATTGCAG AATATTTTCTGCATATATTAAGGACATTGAGGACAGACCTGGACCGACACCCTGGGGAGCCAAAATGCCCTTTGGAGAGGTGCTGCTGGAGAATAAAGAGTGCGGTGGCTGGGTGCACAGTGTCTGTTTCTCTCCATCTGGTGACACTCTAGCCTGGGTTAGCCACAACAGCGCCATCAGTGTAGCGGATGCCACTCAGGGAAAAGA GGTTACCCAGCTGACAACAGTACATCTTCCTTTGCTGAGTGTGCTGTATGTAAATGAGACTACGATTGTCGCTGCG GGCCACGACTGTTGCCCTTATCAGTTTTCATACAAGGGTCCTGGATGCTTGGAGTTTGTCAAGAAAGTAGACATTCCCAAGCAGACTTCCAAAGGTAACATGTCTGCTATGCAACACTTCCGTAATCTGGACAAAAAAGCTACTACTGAGGACGAAGAGACTGGGTTGGGTCTACACCAGAACAGCATCAC CCAGCTATGCATTCTGGAAGGACGTAAGGACAAAGTGGAAAAATTCAGCAGCGTAGGCTTAGACGGTGCCATGGTTGTCTGGGATTTCAAG caCTGA